The Pochonia chlamydosporia 170 chromosome Unknown PCv3seq00027, whole genome shotgun sequence genome has a window encoding:
- a CDS encoding fungal specific transcription factor domain-containing protein produces the protein MSADDKKNRATHPSELFYYAAQHQVLICVPCQYAIQPSAIPRHLKDIHHIYRRKRDPFTVYAKTLKLKRPQDVTPPAGNEFPVPHLLVEPGWRCTYSTCEYMCVSTKRMQMHWSSEHGRRCDPDHNMEPVQLQTFFRGKLLQYFTNSHRPRVPGPTVITPLLQQQLQTKHNLDRTDQILLQHYFDSAHKSFVTNKQTESIWLQLVPQLAYKNEFLLHGILACAALHMAYLDSDQRQYAIRACVHQEMAIPSFREAIGSPTEQNCDAILAFAYFLVVYSFATDGESSHNSLLLINDYSDGKGKQTLIIPQWLHFIRVGCYMLRDVWDKVQNGPASVLAMAWEVAVDVGGSELPYLGHFIALVPDDSSWSEESVSVYHASAVQLAKSFAFMDKIGMDSGVSTWTILGMWPVTVDDGYIDLLYERHPGALILLAYYCIILKEMQQRWYFAGRAAKLMTTIVDLLDARWKLYIEDAIRIVLDEDG, from the coding sequence ATGAGTGCCGACGATAAGAAAAATAGGGCGACTCATCCCAGCGAACTGTTCTATTACGCAGCCCAGCACCAGGTGTTAATCTGCGTCCCCTGTCAGTATGCAATCCAGCCATCGGCAATTCCACGTCATCTCAAGGACATTCATCACATCTACCGTCGGAAACGCGACCCGTTCACTGTATACGCAAAGACGCTGAAGCTCAAACGCCCGCAGGATGTGACTCCACCAGCTGGCAATGAGTTTCCGGTTCCCCATCTGCTAGTTGAACCCGGATGGCGCTGCACATATTCCACTTGCGAATACATGTGTGTTTCAACCAAGAGGATGCAGATGCACTGGTCCTCAGAGCATGGGAGAAGATGTGACCCCGATCACAATATGGAACCAGTCCAACTGCAGACATTCTTTCGGGGTAAATTGCTCCAGTATTTCACCAACAGTCATCGGCCGCGAGTTCCTGGCCCGACAGTTATAACACCTCTGTTACAACAGCAGCTCCAGACAAAGCACAACCTGGACCGCACTGATCAAATACTCCTTCAACACTATTTTGACTCGGCACACAAAAGCTTTGTCACAAATAAGCAAACAGAGAGTATCTGGCTGCAACTTGTCCCTCAACTGGCATATAAGAACGAGTTCCTTCTGCATGGCATACTGGCGTGCGCTGCTCTTCACATGGCCTACTTGGACTCAGACCAGAGACAGTACGCAATCCGAGCCTGTGTCCACCAGGAGATGGCAATTCCATCATTCAGAGAAGCCATCGGTAGTCCGACGGAACAGAATTGCGATGCAATCTTAGCATTTGCCTATTTTCTCGTCGTGTACTCTTTTGCCACTGATGGGGAAAGTTCACATAATTCCTTGCTCCTGATAAACGACTACTCTGACGGGAAGGGGAAACAGACATTAATTATTCCCCAGTGGCTGCACTTTATACGTGTGGGCTGTTACATGCTGCGTGATGTATGGGACAAAGTTCAAAACGGGCCAGCCAGCGTTCTCGCAATGGCGTGGGAAGTGGCCGTGGATGTGGGTGGCAGTGAGCTACCATATCTGGGGCATTTTATCGCTCTCGTCCCCGATGACTCGTCTTGGTCAGAAGAAAGCGTTTCAGTGTACCATGCGTCTGCTGTccagctggccaagtcaTTTGCATTCATGGACAAGATCGGCATGGATTCTGGCGTGAGCACATGGACTATTCTCGGCATGTGGCCCGTCACAGTCGATGATGGCTATATCGACTTGTTGTATGAAAGGCATCCCGGCGCATTGATTCTACTGGCGTACTACTGCATCATATTGAAGGAGATGCAGCAACGGTGGTATTTTGCAGGACGGGCCGCCAAACTCATGACTACAATTGTGGATTTATTAGATGCGAGGTGGAAGCTGTATATTGAAGACGCTATACGCATAGTTTTAGACGAAGATGGGTAA
- a CDS encoding short-chain dehydrogenase (similar to Talaromyces marneffei ATCC 18224 XP_002149745.1), whose product MAPQFHQTILITGATSGLGYQCALAVARQCPERQVIIAARSDPNACAASINRQLGQSNAAFRPLDLSSLANIRQFSSEWDSSSFPPIQALVMNAALQFPGDVEYTVDGFEKTFGISHIGHALLFHLLRPHLVDTARIVIVSSGTHDPAQTTGMPAAVYNSAEELAHPTPETSKNKGRQRYTSTKLANVLYCYALHERFMAITRESDKKIRWAVSAFDPGLMPGTGLAREATAMSRFFWLHVLPVILPVLRLFLTPNIHSPKDSGETLARLAVGEDVEGLSGVYYEGERQIKSSAASYEKSSQEDLWLWTAKTLGRDEAERSRFALQDLLQART is encoded by the coding sequence ATGGCGCCTCAATTTCATCAAACCATCTTAATCACGGGTGCCACTTCTGGCCTTGGATATCAGTGTGCGTTGGCTGTTGCTCGCCAATGTCCAGAACGTCAAGTCATCATTGCAGCGCGTTCAGATCCGAACGCATGTGCCGCGTCCATCAACCGTCAGTTAGGCCAAAGCAACGCTGCGTTCCGGCCACTTGATCTGTCAAGCCTAGCCAACATTCGTCAGTTTTCTTCAGAATGGGACAGTAGTTCGTTTCCTCCTATCCAGGCTCTGGTCATGAATGCGGCACTGCAGTTTCCTGGCGACGTCGAATACACCGTCGATGGATTCGAAAAGACCTTTGGGATAAGTCACATCGGTCACGCCCTTCTATTCCATCTGTTGCGACCTCATTTAGTAGACACGGCTAGGATTGTCATCGTATCCAGCGGCACACATGACCCAGCTCAAACAACTGGTATGCCAGCTGCTGTATACAACTCTGCTGAGGAACTCGCGCATCCGACTCCCGAGACATCCAAGAACAAGGGTCGGCAACGGTATACTAGTAccaagttggcaaatgtTCTCTACTGCTACGCTCTACATGAGCGTTTCATGGCGATTACGAGGGAGAGCGACAAGAAGATACGTTGGGCGGTTTCTGCTTTTGACCCAGGATTAATGCCAGGAACGGGATTGGCCAGAGAAGCTACGGCTATGAGCAGGTTCTTCTGGCTACACGTGCTGCCTGTTATCTTACCAGTCCTGAGGCTGTTTCTCACGCCGAACATTCACAGTCCGAAAGACTCTGGGGAGACATTGGCGCGTTTGGCAGTCGGTGAGGACGTTGAGGGGCTGAGTGGTGTTTATTACGAAGGTGAAAGGCAAATCAAATCCAGTGCGGCAAGTTACGAGAAGAGTAGTCAGGAAGACTTGTGGCTATGGACGGCAAAGACGCTTGGTAGA
- a CDS encoding FAD dependent oxidoreductase domain-containing protein (similar to Beauveria bassiana ARSEF 2860 XP_008600494.1), whose translation MSSIARPCLRIVVVGAGPAGLCAATALRQDGHIVTVIERQRALQHRGNALVIQPAAVKALRNIKGAHDALNRVSVANEELWWWSYKDSEPFAITRSVEKRFDTDRPSVQRVMHSLAMECSVEVLFGRNAVSITDHPTQPVITTSDGDCLSADLIIGADGIKSAIRKQIFPGVDVDPTTTREAIFLSSLPGSVIRGNKQLANRFAPGITHGTMGPGRFTLSRWLNDDSFGVQFVDVDHGKPSAVDSNWNTPADLEELRRLFSDFNPLTRLLLDNIQTAERWQIATGAKLETWRSRTGRIVLLGDAAHAMIPHAAQGLSQGIEDGVSLARMLRNTKLCGISRAIDAWVNLRKPRAELFAQRSLNNAVLRSLPDGPKQELRDQKIKQLTKQVSQDTANVVMDMHAEQNSPPFQKWMKEYDVVEEEDNFGNIVRYSMNLARLYLPSFPPLLK comes from the exons ATGTCGTCGATTGCGAGGCCCTGTCTCCGGATAGTAGTCGTGGGCGCTGGCCCTGCGGGCCTCTGTGCCGCCACAGCGCTCCGGCAAGATGGGCATATTGTCACCGTCATTGAGAGGCAAAGGGCTCTCCAACATCGCGGGAACGCACTTGTAATACAGCCAGCGGCTGTCAAAGCGCTGAGAAACATCAAGGGAGCGCACGATGCACTCAATCGGGTTAGCGTCGCAAACGAAGagctgtggtggtggtcatACAAAGACAGCGAGCCCTTCGCGATCACAAGGTCTGTGGAGAAGAGGTTTGACACTGATCGCCCGTCTGTGCAGAGGGTCATGCATAGTCTTGCGATGGAGTGCAGCGTTGAAGTTCTTTTTGGCAGAAATGCCGTGTCAATCACTGATCATCCGACTCAGCCTGTGATCACAACCAGCGATGGTGACTGCCTCTCAGCTGATTTGATTATAGGCGCAGATG GAATCAAATCGGCAATACGAAAGCAGATATTTCCAGGCGTTGATGTTGATCCTACCACCACCAGAGAAGCCATCTTCCTCTCGTCGCTGCCGGGCTCCGTCATCCGGGGAAACAAACAGCTTGCTAATCGCTTCGCTCCTGGAATAACTCACGGAACAATGGGTCCTGGTCGATTCACACTGAGCCGGTGGCTGAACGACGATAGCTTTGGCGTACAGTTTGTCGACGTGGACCACGGCAAGCCGTCCGCTGTCGACAGCAACTGGAATACGCCCGCCGACTTGGAAGAACTGCGTCGCCTGTTTTCCGATTTCAACCCGCTCACGCGACTGCTCTTAGACAATATCCAAACCGCCGAACGGTGGCAGATTGCGACGGGCGCGAAGCTGGAGACTTGGCGCAGCAGGACTGGGCGCATCGTCTTACTTGGGGACGCGGCGCACGCTATGATTCCACATGCGGCGCAAGGCCTGAGCCAGGGCATCGAAGATGGCGTTAGCCTTGCTCGTATGCTTCGAAACACCAAGCTCTGTGGTATATCACGAGCAATCGATGCTTGGGTAAATCTGCGCAAGCCTCGCGCCGAGCTGTTCGCGCAACGGTCGTTAAATAACGCCGTGTTGCGCAGCCTTCCCGATGGTCCCAAACAAGAGCTCCGTGACCAGAAGATTAAGCAACTTACTAAGCAGGTCAGTCAGGATACTGCAaatgtggtgatggacatgCATGCAGAGCAAAACAGTCCTCCGTTTCAAAAATGGATGAAAGAATATGACGTCGTAGAAGAG GAGGATAATTTCGGCAATATAGTAAGATATTCCATGAATTTAGCGAGACTATATCTACCATCGTTTCCTCCTCTCCTAAAGTAA